A genomic segment from Flavobacterium litorale encodes:
- the yidD gene encoding membrane protein insertion efficiency factor YidD: MKLGKIAILPFVALVRFYQQGISPFLPSACRYSPTCSHYTIEALQTHGLFKGGWLATKRILSCNPWGGKGYDPVPTKKCNHKH; encoded by the coding sequence ATGAAATTGGGTAAAATAGCCATACTACCTTTTGTAGCATTGGTGCGCTTTTACCAGCAAGGCATATCTCCCTTTTTACCTTCTGCGTGCAGGTACTCCCCTACCTGCTCACACTACACTATTGAGGCTTTACAAACACATGGTTTGTTTAAAGGCGGATGGCTAGCCACAAAACGTATACTAAGTTGCAACCCTTGGGGTGGAAAAGGGTATGACCCCGTACCTACAAAAAAATGCAACCATAAACATTAG
- the folE gene encoding GTP cyclohydrolase I FolE, which translates to MNLTDDIKDEIGENHIATSAETPLRENAFELSDEQKIEAIKKDVENILHTLGMDLTDDSIKGTPNRVAKMFVTEIFGGLNPKRKPSSSTFDNKYKYGEMLVEKNITVYSTCEHHLLPIVGRAHVGYISNGSVVGLSKMNRIVDYFAKRPQVQERLTIQIVQELKKVLNTEDVACVIDAKHLCVNSRGIRDIESSTVTAEFGGQFKDEKVRREFLDYIKLDTQF; encoded by the coding sequence ATGAACCTTACGGACGATATTAAAGATGAAATTGGCGAAAATCATATTGCTACAAGTGCTGAAACGCCATTAAGAGAAAATGCATTTGAACTTAGTGATGAGCAGAAGATAGAAGCTATAAAAAAAGATGTAGAAAATATATTGCATACCCTAGGGATGGATCTTACGGACGATAGTATTAAAGGTACTCCCAACCGTGTGGCCAAAATGTTTGTAACAGAGATATTTGGAGGTTTAAACCCGAAAAGAAAACCGAGCTCCTCTACTTTTGATAATAAATACAAGTACGGGGAAATGTTGGTAGAGAAGAACATAACGGTATACTCTACTTGCGAGCATCACTTATTACCCATTGTTGGTAGAGCTCATGTGGGTTACATATCTAACGGTAGTGTAGTAGGACTATCTAAAATGAACAGGATTGTAGATTATTTTGCAAAACGCCCGCAAGTACAAGAACGTCTTACAATACAAATAGTACAAGAACTTAAAAAAGTACTTAATACAGAGGATGTAGCGTGCGTTATAGATGCTAAGCACCTGTGTGTAAACTCACGTGGTATACGCGATATTGAAAGCAGTACTGTTACTGCCGAATTTGGCGGTCAGTTTAAAGATGAAAAAGTAAGAAGGGAATTTTTAGATTATATTAAGCTCGATACACAGTTTTAA
- the secDF gene encoding protein translocase subunit SecDF translates to MQNKGLIKFFAILLALVCIYQLSFTFVSNGIQDDAKEYANGDAKAERRYLDSIKDIEVYPVLGYTYSEVRDKQINKGLDLEGGINVILEISVKDIIKGLANNSSNAVLNKSLDRATEERQGNQDYIDAFFIAFDKESNGSVKLASPELFTNRIMGDDVNIKMTDEEVKNVIKRKVSESINSAFLVLSERIDKFGVVQPNIQRLGESGRILVELPGAKDIDRVKKLLQSTAQLEFWEAYRVTDMQNFLFAANQTLKETEKEEEKVTTDEEQPASDIDALLTDAAEDSTATEEANNPLFDKLQIVGGPVLGKVAVKDTAKINSWLQRSDIRSLLTGEQRFARFAWGKEDAKRSKDSLDLYALKSNRQNIPQLSGNVITGARATFDQLGKPSVEMQMNTKGAQIWEKMTGKAFSEQGYIAIVLDNVVYSAPSVTTGAISGGNSVISGSFDISETEDLANILRAGKLPASADIIQSEVVGPSLGQEAIDNGINSAVVGLLLISLWMMIYYGKAGLYANIALIVNLLLLFGFLASIGAVLTLPGIAGIVLTMGTAVDANIIIYERAKEELRSGKTVDESIKIAFSWKGAMSAITDANVTTFLTGLVLLLFGTGPVKGFATTLLIGIVTSLFTAIFITRMLLDMGKNESLTFDTKLSKNWFRNFNFNFIAKRKIAYAVSAVLIALSFVSFFTNGLDQGIDFVGGRTFQVRFEQEAPIEEIKSDLSSETAFNSGVDVKVFGESSQLRITTKYKVDEHGIEADQEVNRIMYDNLKKHYTNNITYDQFVNTYEGKEVGIMQAAKVGPTIADDIKTNSYWAVSGSLAMVFLYLMISFRRWQYSLGAVAAVAHDVIIVLGIYSAFYKFAPFQMEMNQHFIAAILTVIGYSLNDTVIVFDRVREFLASKMPGTFKQVVNTSVNATIARTINTSLTVIFVLLIMFIFGGESIQGFIFAMLVGILVGTYSSLFIATPILVDTVSEKDKAKMEEERNPQVDATATE, encoded by the coding sequence ATGCAGAATAAGGGACTCATTAAATTTTTCGCAATTTTACTTGCGCTAGTATGTATTTACCAGCTTTCTTTTACATTCGTTTCTAACGGAATACAAGATGATGCGAAAGAATATGCTAATGGCGATGCTAAGGCAGAACGCAGATACTTAGACTCGATAAAAGATATAGAAGTTTATCCAGTTTTAGGATATACCTATAGCGAAGTAAGAGATAAGCAAATAAATAAAGGACTTGACCTTGAGGGAGGTATCAACGTTATTCTAGAAATATCTGTAAAAGATATCATTAAAGGGCTTGCCAATAACTCGTCTAACGCTGTTTTAAACAAATCGTTGGATAGAGCGACTGAGGAAAGACAAGGTAATCAGGATTATATAGATGCTTTTTTTATTGCTTTTGATAAAGAGTCTAACGGTAGCGTTAAACTTGCTTCTCCAGAGCTGTTTACCAACAGAATAATGGGAGATGATGTTAACATTAAAATGACTGATGAGGAAGTTAAAAATGTTATCAAAAGAAAAGTAAGTGAGTCAATAAATAGTGCCTTCTTAGTACTTTCTGAGCGTATTGATAAATTTGGTGTAGTACAACCCAACATCCAACGTTTAGGAGAATCGGGTAGAATATTGGTAGAATTACCAGGTGCTAAAGATATAGACCGTGTTAAAAAACTACTACAAAGTACAGCACAATTAGAGTTTTGGGAAGCATACAGAGTAACCGATATGCAAAACTTTTTATTTGCAGCCAACCAAACGCTAAAAGAAACAGAAAAAGAAGAAGAAAAAGTTACTACAGATGAGGAGCAACCAGCCTCTGATATTGATGCTTTACTTACCGATGCTGCTGAAGACTCTACAGCTACTGAAGAGGCTAACAATCCGTTATTTGATAAATTACAAATTGTAGGAGGTCCAGTACTTGGTAAAGTTGCTGTAAAAGATACTGCTAAAATTAACAGTTGGTTGCAACGTTCGGATATCCGCTCATTATTAACAGGCGAGCAACGTTTTGCACGTTTTGCTTGGGGTAAAGAGGATGCAAAACGTTCTAAAGATAGTTTAGACCTTTATGCATTAAAAAGCAACAGACAAAACATACCACAATTAAGCGGAAACGTTATAACAGGGGCAAGAGCTACTTTTGACCAATTGGGTAAACCATCTGTAGAAATGCAGATGAATACTAAAGGAGCACAAATTTGGGAGAAAATGACAGGAAAAGCATTTTCAGAACAAGGCTATATAGCCATTGTGCTCGATAATGTAGTATACTCTGCACCAAGTGTTACCACAGGAGCAATTTCTGGAGGAAACTCTGTAATCTCAGGTTCTTTTGATATTTCAGAAACAGAAGATTTAGCTAACATATTAAGAGCAGGTAAACTTCCTGCCTCTGCTGATATTATACAATCAGAAGTAGTAGGACCATCATTAGGTCAGGAAGCTATTGATAACGGTATTAACTCTGCCGTAGTAGGATTATTATTAATCTCACTATGGATGATGATATACTACGGTAAAGCTGGTTTATACGCCAACATTGCACTTATTGTAAACCTTTTATTACTATTTGGTTTCCTTGCAAGTATAGGTGCTGTACTTACATTACCAGGTATTGCAGGTATTGTACTTACTATGGGTACCGCCGTAGATGCCAATATAATTATTTACGAACGGGCGAAAGAAGAATTACGCTCGGGTAAAACAGTAGACGAATCCATTAAAATTGCATTTAGCTGGAAAGGAGCAATGTCTGCCATTACCGATGCTAACGTTACCACATTCCTAACAGGTTTAGTACTGTTATTATTTGGTACAGGTCCAGTAAAAGGTTTTGCAACTACATTACTTATAGGTATTGTTACCTCTTTATTTACAGCCATATTTATAACAAGAATGCTTTTAGATATGGGTAAAAACGAAAGCCTTACCTTCGATACCAAATTATCTAAAAACTGGTTCAGAAACTTCAACTTTAATTTCATTGCCAAAAGAAAAATTGCCTATGCTGTTTCTGCAGTATTAATAGCACTTAGTTTTGTTTCATTCTTTACCAATGGTCTTGACCAAGGTATTGATTTCGTAGGAGGTAGAACATTCCAAGTACGCTTTGAGCAGGAAGCACCTATTGAAGAGATTAAGAGCGATCTTTCTTCTGAAACGGCTTTTAATAGCGGTGTAGATGTTAAAGTATTTGGAGAATCATCTCAGCTACGTATTACAACAAAGTATAAAGTAGATGAGCACGGTATTGAAGCCGACCAAGAAGTTAACAGAATAATGTATGATAACCTTAAAAAACATTACACAAACAATATTACATACGACCAATTTGTAAACACTTACGAAGGTAAAGAAGTAGGTATAATGCAAGCGGCAAAAGTAGGACCTACTATTGCAGACGATATTAAAACCAATTCGTATTGGGCAGTATCAGGCTCGTTAGCTATGGTATTCCTGTACCTAATGATAAGTTTTAGAAGATGGCAGTACAGCCTTGGTGCCGTTGCAGCCGTAGCACACGATGTTATTATAGTACTAGGTATCTACTCTGCATTCTATAAGTTTGCACCATTCCAAATGGAAATGAACCAGCACTTTATTGCAGCCATACTAACCGTTATAGGTTACTCCTTAAATGATACCGTTATTGTGTTTGATAGGGTACGAGAGTTCCTTGCTAGCAAAATGCCAGGTACATTTAAACAAGTAGTAAATACATCAGTAAATGCTACCATTGCCAGAACAATTAATACATCGCTTACGGTAATATTCGTATTATTAATCATGTTTATATTTGGTGGCGAGTCAATACAAGGATTCATATTCGCAATGCTTGTAGGTATCCTAGTAGGTACATACTCATCACTATTTATTGCAACCCCAATACTAGTAGATACAGTATCGGAAAAAGATAAAGCTAAAATGGAGGAGGAGCGCAACCCACAGGTTGATGCTACTGCTACCGAATAA
- a CDS encoding ExbD/TolR family protein — translation MQFRSRNRVTPEFNMSSMTDIVFLLLIFFMITSTMVTTSALDLNLPKAKGRTENNQNVSVNITKDLEYYIDTEPVAADNLEATLTGLLSGTEGKAIVLRAEQGVPIEKAVAVMDIAYRNQYKIVLAVDPK, via the coding sequence ATGCAGTTTAGAAGTAGAAATAGGGTAACACCCGAGTTTAATATGTCATCAATGACGGATATTGTATTCCTGTTATTGATATTCTTTATGATTACCTCTACTATGGTTACTACCAGTGCGCTCGACCTAAACTTACCAAAAGCAAAAGGCAGAACCGAGAATAACCAAAACGTATCGGTAAACATAACAAAAGACCTAGAGTATTATATAGATACCGAACCTGTAGCTGCTGATAATTTAGAAGCAACACTCACAGGCTTGCTTTCTGGTACAGAAGGTAAAGCGATAGTGCTACGTGCAGAACAAGGCGTACCTATTGAGAAAGCAGTTGCAGTTATGGATATAGCTTACAGAAACCAGTATAAAATAGTATTGGCAGTAGACCCAAAATAA
- the lgt gene encoding prolipoprotein diacylglyceryl transferase yields the protein MAHALSIVWNPSEGIDLGFFMIRYYSLMFVIAFGLGWYLTKKIFDREGEPVEMLDKLFIYTLVATLLGARLGHVFFYDWDYFSQHPEEILLPFRFKPEFEFTGFAGLASHGAAIAIIITMVYYSKNIIKRPLLWVLDRIVIAVTSGGVFVRFGNFMNSEILGEKTDKSLATAVKFVRSEDDMSKSKAMSITKTNDYNQAYNLIEKDPQFSDVLAGIPYRHPAQLYEAAGYVIVFIIIYYMYWKTDARKNRGLIFGTFLVLLWTVRFMVEFVKKSQGGFEGENPILLTGQWLSIPFILAGIYFIVTAKNRRETL from the coding sequence ATGGCACACGCTTTAAGCATTGTTTGGAATCCTTCGGAAGGTATAGATCTCGGTTTTTTTATGATACGCTACTACAGCCTAATGTTTGTAATAGCCTTTGGTTTAGGATGGTATTTAACTAAAAAGATATTTGACCGCGAAGGTGAGCCTGTAGAGATGTTAGATAAGTTATTTATTTACACCCTAGTAGCTACACTTTTAGGAGCAAGGTTAGGGCATGTTTTCTTTTACGATTGGGATTATTTTAGCCAACACCCCGAAGAGATACTACTCCCCTTTAGGTTTAAACCTGAGTTTGAATTTACTGGGTTTGCAGGGCTTGCAAGCCATGGTGCCGCTATAGCCATTATTATTACTATGGTATATTACAGCAAAAACATAATTAAAAGACCTTTACTATGGGTGTTGGACAGAATTGTAATAGCTGTAACTAGCGGTGGTGTTTTTGTACGCTTTGGTAATTTTATGAATTCTGAGATACTAGGCGAAAAAACCGATAAGAGCCTAGCTACTGCAGTAAAGTTTGTTAGGAGTGAGGACGACATGAGTAAGTCCAAAGCCATGAGCATCACCAAAACAAATGATTACAACCAAGCGTACAACCTTATTGAAAAAGACCCACAGTTTTCGGATGTATTAGCAGGCATACCCTATCGTCATCCAGCACAATTGTATGAAGCTGCAGGTTATGTTATTGTGTTTATTATTATATACTACATGTACTGGAAAACCGATGCTCGTAAAAATCGTGGGCTTATATTTGGTACTTTCTTGGTATTGTTATGGACGGTACGATTTATGGTGGAGTTTGTAAAGAAAAGCCAAGGTGGCTTTGAAGGCGAAAATCCAATACTGTTAACAGGGCAATGGTTAAGCATACCCTTTATACTAGCAGGAATTTACTTTATAGTAACTGCAAAAAACCGAAGAGAAACGTTATAA
- the cysS gene encoding cysteine--tRNA ligase — translation MHLYQNQTLKIYNSLTGEKELFKPIHQGNVGMYVCGPTVYSNVHLGNCRTFISFDLVFRYLKHLGYKVRYVRNITDVGHIEDDADEGEDKIAKKARIEKLEPMEIVQQYAVDFHQIMELFNAFPPSIEPTATGHIIEQIQTIQNIIDNGFGYESEGSVYFDVVKFNKDYNYGKLSGRNIEDMIANTRELSGQTEKRNPQDFALWKKAEPQHIMRWPSPWGDGFPGWHLECTAMSTKYLGDNFDIHGGGMDLKFPHHECEIAQNEASTGKSPVNYWMHANMLTLNGKKMSKSTGNNILPREIFSGNNTILSKAFSPSVARFFIMQAHYRSILDFSNDAILAAEKGFNRLMEALDNLKTIKPSATSSLDIAAWKQSCYDAMNDDFNSPILIAQLFEAVRYINLIKEDKETITASDFEVLSKTLNAFVFDVLGLKKETENNSNNDKMEGLVTMLIGMRNEARANKNFALSDQIRDKLNDLGIAIKDTKEGTTFSIL, via the coding sequence ATGCACTTATATCAAAACCAAACGTTAAAGATATACAACTCTTTAACTGGAGAGAAAGAACTTTTTAAACCCATACACCAAGGTAATGTTGGCATGTATGTATGTGGCCCAACAGTATACAGTAATGTACACCTTGGTAACTGCCGTACGTTTATCTCTTTCGATTTGGTTTTTCGCTACCTTAAACACTTAGGGTATAAAGTGCGCTATGTTCGTAATATAACTGATGTAGGACATATTGAAGATGATGCTGACGAGGGTGAAGACAAAATTGCAAAAAAAGCACGTATTGAAAAGTTAGAACCTATGGAAATTGTACAGCAGTACGCTGTAGATTTTCATCAGATAATGGAACTTTTTAACGCCTTTCCTCCTAGTATAGAGCCTACTGCTACTGGACATATTATTGAACAAATACAAACCATACAAAATATTATTGATAATGGTTTCGGTTACGAGTCCGAAGGCTCAGTTTACTTTGATGTTGTAAAGTTTAATAAAGATTACAACTACGGGAAACTTAGCGGACGTAATATTGAAGATATGATAGCCAATACCCGTGAGCTATCGGGACAGACGGAAAAAAGAAATCCGCAAGATTTTGCACTTTGGAAAAAAGCCGAACCGCAACATATTATGCGTTGGCCTTCGCCTTGGGGCGACGGATTCCCAGGTTGGCATTTGGAGTGTACAGCTATGAGCACCAAATACCTTGGTGATAACTTTGATATACATGGTGGTGGTATGGATTTAAAATTCCCGCACCACGAATGCGAAATTGCACAAAACGAAGCAAGCACAGGCAAGTCGCCCGTTAACTATTGGATGCATGCCAACATGCTTACGCTTAATGGCAAAAAAATGTCAAAATCTACAGGGAATAATATATTACCCCGCGAAATATTTTCGGGTAACAACACCATACTAAGTAAAGCTTTTAGCCCATCTGTAGCCCGCTTTTTTATTATGCAGGCACATTACAGAAGCATCTTAGATTTCTCTAACGATGCCATATTAGCTGCCGAAAAAGGTTTTAACCGATTAATGGAGGCGTTGGACAATTTAAAAACGATAAAACCTAGTGCAACATCCTCATTAGATATCGCTGCATGGAAACAATCTTGCTACGATGCCATGAACGACGATTTTAACAGCCCTATACTTATTGCACAACTGTTTGAGGCCGTTCGTTACATTAACCTAATAAAAGAGGATAAAGAAACTATTACCGCTAGTGACTTTGAGGTACTAAGCAAAACATTAAATGCCTTTGTATTTGATGTACTCGGACTTAAAAAGGAAACAGAGAATAATAGCAATAACGATAAGATGGAAGGCTTAGTTACTATGCTTATAGGCATGCGAAACGAAGCCCGTGCCAATAAAAATTTTGCACTCTCTGACCAAATAAGAGATAAGCTTAACGATTTAGGTATTGCTATTAAAGATACTAAAGAGGGTACTACTTTTTCAATACTATAA
- a CDS encoding energy transducer TonB family protein, whose product MKYLETKEEKKSFGITAAIFALLLLLCLFLGMTYMDPPPENGIAINFGTTDTGMGDVQPTEPIKSAPQPTESTPTEPTPTVDDVVTQDVDDAPVITKEKPKEQKKPKEEPVKPKPDPEPPTPSKSTTDALSSILNGPKSDGKSEGGQGKDDKPGDAGKVDGSLSGGYGQGGGTTGTGKGKYNLEGRKALALPNPDYTCNEQGKVVVQITVDKNGKVTSATPGARGTTNTAKCLQDQARAAALNAKFDEGDADKQVGTIEYNFKLTE is encoded by the coding sequence ATGAAATATTTGGAAACAAAAGAAGAAAAAAAATCATTTGGTATTACGGCAGCCATTTTTGCGCTGCTCCTCCTTTTGTGCCTATTTTTAGGAATGACCTACATGGATCCGCCACCCGAAAACGGTATTGCCATTAACTTTGGTACTACTGATACGGGTATGGGCGATGTACAACCTACCGAACCGATAAAATCGGCACCACAACCTACAGAATCGACCCCTACAGAGCCTACCCCTACGGTAGATGATGTAGTAACGCAAGACGTTGATGATGCCCCTGTAATTACAAAGGAAAAACCCAAAGAACAAAAAAAGCCTAAAGAAGAGCCTGTAAAACCCAAACCAGACCCTGAACCACCAACACCCTCTAAAAGTACAACAGATGCCCTGTCGAGCATCCTAAATGGTCCAAAATCAGATGGAAAATCAGAAGGAGGACAAGGTAAAGATGATAAGCCTGGTGATGCTGGTAAAGTAGATGGTAGCCTTAGTGGAGGTTATGGTCAAGGCGGAGGTACTACAGGAACAGGCAAAGGTAAATATAACCTTGAAGGGCGTAAAGCACTAGCATTGCCTAACCCTGATTATACCTGTAACGAGCAGGGTAAGGTAGTAGTACAAATTACAGTTGATAAAAATGGTAAAGTAACATCGGCTACGCCAGGTGCCAGAGGCACTACAAATACGGCTAAATGCTTACAAGACCAAGCCCGAGCTGCGGCATTAAATGCTAAGTTTGATGAAGGCGATGCCGACAAGCAGGTAGGTACAATAGAGTACAACTTTAAGTTAACAGAATAA
- a CDS encoding MotA/TolQ/ExbB proton channel family protein — protein sequence MLNIQDPDSLAVANEALLEGGEPVEKTLSIWDLLTSGGIGGQIIVIVLAVLLFVAIYLYIERTLALKEASKIDKGFMNQIRDHITNRRFDSAKLLCQHTNTPVSRLVEKGISRIGKPLEDINTAIENAGKLEIYNLEKNVSILATISGAGPMIGFLGTVVGMILVFFEIEKGGGQIQIDLLAGGIYTAMTTTVVGLIVGVLAYIGYNHLVVKTDKIVNQMEATAVEFLDLLNDPV from the coding sequence ATGCTAAACATTCAAGATCCCGACAGCCTAGCAGTAGCTAACGAAGCGCTTTTAGAAGGAGGCGAACCTGTTGAAAAAACATTATCTATTTGGGATTTACTAACTAGTGGTGGTATTGGTGGGCAGATTATTGTAATTGTGCTTGCAGTACTATTGTTCGTAGCCATTTATTTGTACATCGAAAGAACATTGGCACTAAAAGAAGCCTCTAAAATAGATAAAGGGTTTATGAACCAAATTCGTGACCATATTACCAACAGACGTTTTGATAGTGCTAAGCTACTTTGCCAACACACCAACACACCCGTATCACGTTTAGTAGAAAAAGGAATATCGCGCATAGGTAAACCACTAGAAGATATTAATACAGCTATAGAAAATGCAGGTAAGCTAGAAATATATAATTTGGAGAAAAACGTAAGTATACTAGCTACTATATCGGGTGCAGGACCCATGATTGGTTTTTTGGGTACCGTAGTAGGTATGATACTAGTATTTTTTGAGATAGAAAAGGGCGGAGGGCAAATACAAATAGACCTTTTGGCTGGTGGTATATATACCGCCATGACTACAACTGTAGTAGGGCTTATAGTAGGTGTATTAGCCTACATAGGGTACAACCACCTTGTAGTTAAAACGGATAAAATTGTAAACCAGATGGAAGCTACTGCAGTAGAGTTTCTAGACCTGTTAAACGACCCCGTATAA